In the Carboxydothermus hydrogenoformans Z-2901 genome, AATAATCCCGCTAAAAAAAGGACTCCCGGGTAAATTAACTTTCTGCTGCTGTAAATAAGGGTTGGCTCCACGGAATTAAAAGCAACTAATTTTACTTCCCCAACAACATTTTCGTTTTCCTTTACAACAATCTTCCCTACCCTTTGACCAGCTTTTACCGGAGCTTGGAGCTTTTCTATCTTTTTTTGATAATCAAACTGGGGTTCCTGCCTCCGGTTTACAGTATCATACAGGTCTTCTGCCGCTATAAGTTTTACTGGCTCTTTGCCTCCAGCCACCTCTACTTTCCCAAATTCCTGCCCTTTAGAAACGAGCTTTACTGTTTTAAAATTGTTAAAAGCGTAATCCAAAAGCTTTGTAGCATCATCATAAACATTTCGTCCTTCACTCCCTAAAACAACCGCAATAAATTCCTCGCCATCCCGGGCAGCCGAAGCTACCAGGCATTGCCGGGCTTTTACGGTATACCCGGTCTTAATACCATTGGCCCCCTCATACCGCCATAAAAGTTTATTATGGTTTTGTAAAAACCGCAAGTATTTAGGGTCTCGATTTATTACCTTTGTTTTTGTCGCTGCAATTTCCCGAAACTTGGGGTTTTGCATAGCAGCCCGGGCAATTAAAGCTAAATCCCTGGCTGTGGTATAATGGTCATCGTTGGGAAGGCCATTGGGATTTACAAAATGGGTATTTTTTGCCCCTAATTCCCTGGCCTTATCATTCATTTCCTGCACAAAAGTTGCCACATCTCCACCGATGTATTTGGCCACCGCAATCGCCGAATCGTTGGCAGAGTTGAGCATAATAGAATATAATAAATCTTCCAAGCTTAATTGTTCCCCGGGATTCAACCAGATGGCCGAGCCCTCAACATAACACGCTTCTTTATCGATATAAACCCTATCGGATAAATTTCCCTTTTCCAGAGCAATTAAGGTAGTCATTATTTTGGTAGTGCTTGCAGGATACATTTTTTGGTCGGCATTTTTTAAATAAACAAATTTTCCGGAGTTAACATTGATAACCGCTGCGGCTCGGCCAATAATTTGGGGCTCTTCTGCCAGTGCTATAGTTTTCAGGCATAAAATTAGGATAAATAAAGCAAAAAATCTTACCGGTTTCATTTCGTCCCTCGTCAAAAAATTCTCTTTTTTAATATAACTGCCAACATTAGTTCAAGTCAAGGAAAGAAAAAACCATTTACTTTGCTTTAGTACCATAAAAATGCACGTCTACATCCAGGGTAAAACATAAACCTTTGGGTAAAACCTCTAATACTTTGGGAAGCACTTTTTGAATATTTTCCTCGCTATCGACCACATCAATTATCAACGGTAAATCTGCAGACAGCTCCAGTAATTTCGTCCCATGAATTATGCCATCGGCTCCATAACCCATTATTCCACGGCTCACCGTAACCCCGGCTATTTTATTTTCTTTTAAAATTTTTATTATTTGCTGAACCACATTTTTCCCATCATGTTTGGTAGCTTCACCCACATAAATTTTGAGTAATTTTGCCTTACTCATTTAAACGCCTCCCTTAAAAAAATTTGCTAACCACATCCCCGCAGCAAAGAAAACTACCCCAGTAAAGATCGATGTAAGTAAATAATTCACATTTTTCCAAAACAACCCTTCTTCCATAAGAAAAATTGCCTCATAAATATAAGTAGAAAAAGTCGTAAATCCCCCAAAAAAACCGGTACCAAGTAAAAGCCAGATTACTTGATTTAATTTAAACCCGTATAATAAACCAAGACCAAAGGAACCAATTATATTTATTAAAAACGTCGCCAGCGGCCAATCCC is a window encoding:
- a CDS encoding D-alanyl-D-alanine carboxypeptidase family protein, which codes for MKPVRFFALFILILCLKTIALAEEPQIIGRAAAVINVNSGKFVYLKNADQKMYPASTTKIMTTLIALEKGNLSDRVYIDKEACYVEGSAIWLNPGEQLSLEDLLYSIMLNSANDSAIAVAKYIGGDVATFVQEMNDKARELGAKNTHFVNPNGLPNDDHYTTARDLALIARAAMQNPKFREIAATKTKVINRDPKYLRFLQNHNKLLWRYEGANGIKTGYTVKARQCLVASAARDGEEFIAVVLGSEGRNVYDDATKLLDYAFNNFKTVKLVSKGQEFGKVEVAGGKEPVKLIAAEDLYDTVNRRQEPQFDYQKKIEKLQAPVKAGQRVGKIVVKENENVVGEVKLVAFNSVEPTLIYSSRKLIYPGVLFLAGLFLTFQFLKKYGRIKPKY
- the crcB gene encoding fluoride efflux transporter CrcB is translated as MVDLLLIGLGGSIGAILRYTLTKKIGERYQGDWPLATFLINIIGSFGLGLLYGFKLNQVIWLLLGTGFFGGFTTFSTYIYEAIFLMEEGLFWKNVNYLLTSIFTGVVFFAAGMWLANFFKGGV
- a CDS encoding DUF190 domain-containing protein translates to MSKAKLLKIYVGEATKHDGKNVVQQIIKILKENKIAGVTVSRGIMGYGADGIIHGTKLLELSADLPLIIDVVDSEENIQKVLPKVLEVLPKGLCFTLDVDVHFYGTKAK